In Uranotaenia lowii strain MFRU-FL chromosome 2, ASM2978415v1, whole genome shotgun sequence, one genomic interval encodes:
- the LOC129743695 gene encoding mannose-P-dolichol utilization defect 1 protein homolog encodes MTDYAKKFMLFLMDEKCYDNYFVDFDLLDGDCFRALLSKGLGLGIIAGSVLVKVPQITKILANKSAKGINLFSVCLDLFAITIHMAYSFVSGFPFSAWGDTSFLALQTAFIAFLVLVYGGSIPGAVAFGCAYSAGTYALMGGMTPLNYLLIAQGFNVPILLLGKLSQAYTNYKNGSTGQLSAVTCFMLLAGSLARIFTSIQETGDQMMIITYGCSSFANAVIVLQLLYYWNADKEARNKSADVAKKSNKTKAKKVD; translated from the exons ATGACTGATTATGCcaaaaaattcatgttattcCTTATGGACGAAAAATGTTACGATAACTATTTCGTAGATTTCGACCTACTCGATG GCGATTGCTTCAGAGCGCTGCTAAGCAAAGGTCTCGGCCTGGGAATCATTGCTGGTTCGGTGCTGGTGAAAGTGCCACAGATCACAAAAATATTGGCCAACAAATCTGCCAAAGGTATAAATTTGTTCAGCGTATGTCTGGATCTGTTCGCCATCACCATCCACATGGCGTACAGCTTCGTAAGCGGATTCCCATTCAGCGCCTGGGGTGATACCTCGTTCCTAGCCCTGCAGACCGCATTCATCGCATTTTTGGTGCTGGTCTACGGAGGATCGATACCCGGTGCAGTTGCATTTGGATGTGCTTATTCGGCCGGCACCTACGCTCTGATGGGTGGAATGACTCCTTTGAACTACCTTCTGATTGCTCAGGGTTTCAATGTTCCGATCTTACTGCTGGGAAAACTTTCTCAGGCGTATACCAATTACAAGAACGGTAGCACCGGTCAACTTTCGGCAGTCACCTGTTTTATGCTATTGGCCGGTTCACTAGCTCGTATTTTCACCTCCATTCAGGAAACCGGAGACCAAATGATGATCATTACCTACGGATGTTCGTCGTTTGCCAATGCAGTTATCGTTCTTCAGCTCCTGTACTACTGGAATGCCGACAAAGAGGCACGAAACAAATCGGCGGATGTGGCAAAAAAGTCCAACAAAACCAAAGCGAAGAAAGTTGACTAA
- the LOC129743696 gene encoding inosine triphosphate pyrophosphatase translates to MPGFLRNMARPISFVTGNAKKLEEVRAILGSKFPREISAVKLDLPELQGEVDEICKKKCQEAARLVKGPVIVEDTCLCFNALKGLPGPYIKWFLEKLGPEGLHKLLDGWDDKSAQAVCTFAYAPDENGEVILFQGRTDGKIVFPRGCRDFGWDPIFQPDGYDKTYAELPKDKKNEISHRFRALDKLRDFFTKE, encoded by the exons ATGCCGGGTTTTCTTCGAAACATGGCTAGACCTATTTCATTCGTTACGGGAAACGCCAAGAAGCTGGAGGAAGTTCGAGCAATCTTGGGATCGAAATTCCCCCGGGAAATCTCCGCCGTCAAGCTAGATCTACCGGAGTTGCAGGGAGAAGTCGACGAGATTTGTAAGAAAAAGTGCCAGGAAGCAGCACGCCTCGTCAAAGGACCGGTTATCGTTGAAGATACATGCCTCTGTTTCAATGCGCTTAAAGGTTTACCAG GACCGTACATCAAATGGTTCCTTGAGAAACTGGGCCCAGAGGGGTTGCACAAGCTGCTCGATGGTTGGGATGACAAATCGGCCCAAGCCGTTTGCACCTTTGCTTATGCGCCCGATGAAAACGGTGAGGTGATTCTGTTCCAAGGTCGTACGGATGGAAAGATTGTTTTTCCCCGAGGATGTCGTGATTTCGGTTGGGACCCGATTTTTCAACCGGACGGATATGATAAAACTTACGCCGAGCTACCCAAAgataagaaaaatgaaatttcgcaCCGTTTCAGAGCGCTAGATAAGCTAAGAGACTTCTTCACTAAAGAATAA